Proteins from one Triticum aestivum cultivar Chinese Spring chromosome 7A, IWGSC CS RefSeq v2.1, whole genome shotgun sequence genomic window:
- the LOC123151569 gene encoding uncharacterized protein gives MGNVVEAAAAISPELGDALAKVAVFALVQGLVYLILRKSSDVFSTASAARSLSFRPMRSMSVRRVLAAFSDVPVGVPDDAGSSVTPQAGDADRDRRAD, from the coding sequence ATGGGCAacgtggtggaggcggcggccgcgaTCTCGCCGGAGCTCGGCGACGCGCTAGCCAAGGTGGCCGTGTTCGCGCTCGTGCAGGGGCTGGTCTACCTCATCCTGCGCAagtcctcggacgtcttctccacGGCCAGCGCGGCGAGGTCGCTCAGCTTCCGGCCGATGCGGAGCATGAGCGTCCGCCGCGTCCTGGCGGCCTTCTCCGACGTCCCTGTCGGCGTTCCGGATGACGCCGGCTCCTCCGTGACCCCGCAGGCCGGTGATGCTGACCGTGACCGGAGGGCAGACTAG